In Bacillus toyonensis BCT-7112, a single window of DNA contains:
- a CDS encoding MDR family MFS transporter codes for MKGKLQNIHPLGMTIIIGTLFARFATSMSIPFLAIYLTTVKDVSAGMTGAIIGTSALVGVFASFIGGNLSDRFGRKMIIIWSMIVWVFVFIGFSVADHVLSFFLLNALNGLCRSFFEPTSRALLSDLTKPEYRLLVYNLRYGAINVGVAIGPIVGLQLGSAKSTIPFLVAAGVYILYTAILALQFKKYPLNKKKMNTENPVTMLNAIRILRKDVVFLVALVGIILSNSGFSHLTTTVSQYFANAHIFQDGVKLFSYMLALNAIVVVVIQYPVIQMCKKYTPLASIMVGTLFVSGGLFGFGLVESMLGAAICTIIFTFGEVLMFSMTDVFIDEIADSNLKGTYFGAMGFSGIGGVIGPWFGGVLLDYYGYQNGFVVFLALALFSTVAFPVLLVTKGLLKKRYDRNYNIEIQVK; via the coding sequence ATGAAGGGGAAGTTACAAAATATTCATCCACTTGGCATGACAATTATAATAGGGACATTATTTGCGAGGTTTGCAACTTCAATGAGTATTCCTTTTTTAGCAATTTATTTAACAACTGTTAAAGACGTTTCAGCTGGAATGACGGGTGCTATTATTGGAACGAGTGCGCTTGTTGGAGTGTTTGCTAGTTTTATTGGGGGCAATTTATCGGATCGATTTGGTCGGAAGATGATTATAATATGGTCCATGATTGTTTGGGTGTTTGTATTTATCGGATTTTCAGTTGCAGATCATGTTTTGAGTTTCTTTTTATTAAACGCTTTGAATGGATTATGTCGTTCTTTTTTTGAACCGACATCAAGAGCGTTATTATCAGATTTAACAAAGCCAGAGTATCGGTTACTCGTCTATAACTTACGATATGGTGCAATAAATGTTGGGGTTGCGATTGGACCAATTGTTGGATTACAGCTCGGAAGTGCAAAATCAACAATTCCTTTTTTAGTAGCCGCTGGAGTTTACATTCTATATACAGCTATATTAGCACTGCAATTTAAGAAATATCCACTTAATAAAAAGAAAATGAATACAGAAAATCCTGTTACAATGCTAAATGCAATTCGTATATTGCGAAAGGATGTAGTATTTTTAGTTGCGTTAGTCGGTATTATTTTGAGTAATAGTGGTTTTTCACATTTAACGACGACAGTATCTCAATATTTTGCTAATGCACATATATTTCAGGATGGGGTAAAGTTGTTCTCATATATGCTAGCTTTAAATGCAATTGTAGTAGTGGTTATTCAATACCCTGTCATTCAAATGTGTAAAAAGTATACACCGTTAGCATCAATTATGGTTGGAACGTTATTTGTGAGTGGGGGATTATTTGGATTTGGACTAGTAGAATCTATGTTAGGAGCAGCTATTTGTACCATTATTTTCACATTTGGAGAAGTTTTAATGTTTTCAATGACAGATGTATTTATTGATGAGATCGCTGATTCCAACCTGAAAGGAACATACTTCGGAGCGATGGGCTTTTCAGGAATTGGAGGAGTAATTGGTCCTTGGTTTGGGGGAGTACTACTCGATTATTACGGGTATCAAAATGGGTTTGTAGTATTTTTAGCGCTAGCCCTATTTTCAACTGTAGCATTTCCTGTACTTTTAGTTACAAAAGGTTTATTGAAAAAAAGGTACGATAGAAATTATAATATAGAAATACAAGTGAAATAA
- a CDS encoding serine-tRNA(Ala) deacylase AlaX — protein sequence MEQKLYYIDAYTKDFTTKIIKQDYDKEDNLYVVLNETAFYPTGGGQPYDTGTLNGTLVTNVEEVNGEIRHFIAEQLETAEVEGKINWERRFDHMQQHAAQHILSAAFWDHFNIPTIGFHLGKETVTIDLETENLPAETIEKAVQIANNIVFENHPIRIQWMNLEEAKTLPLRKEPTLTENIRVVIIENFDYNGCGGTHPRRTGEVGLIQVLNWERNKGGIRLTFIAGWRTLKLMGQQQQIMKDVSKQLNSSETDIPAKVAQLLISQKENEKAIQTMNEKLLFAEANELLQQPAEIHAGFLISKVFTNRSMQEVAKLSAIIIEQQEHAITYFVIENDDKLQCILACGKTVTLDMNALLKDALPAIEGKGGGNKKSARGGGKAIMSSDEFLHQLISSLQSAV from the coding sequence TTGGAGCAAAAATTATATTACATCGACGCTTATACGAAAGACTTTACTACGAAAATTATAAAGCAAGATTATGATAAAGAAGATAACTTATATGTTGTTTTAAATGAAACGGCATTTTACCCAACAGGCGGTGGACAACCATATGATACTGGCACACTAAATGGTACCTTAGTCACTAATGTTGAAGAAGTAAATGGAGAAATCCGCCACTTCATTGCAGAACAATTAGAAACAGCAGAAGTAGAAGGTAAAATTAATTGGGAGCGCCGTTTTGATCATATGCAGCAACATGCAGCTCAGCACATTTTATCTGCTGCTTTTTGGGATCATTTTAACATACCCACTATCGGATTCCATCTTGGAAAAGAAACGGTGACAATTGATTTAGAAACAGAAAATCTTCCTGCAGAAACGATTGAAAAAGCAGTGCAAATTGCCAACAATATTGTTTTTGAAAACCACCCAATCCGTATTCAGTGGATGAACTTAGAGGAAGCGAAAACGTTACCTCTTCGTAAAGAACCGACTTTAACCGAAAATATACGCGTTGTTATTATCGAAAACTTTGATTATAACGGCTGTGGTGGAACTCATCCGAGACGTACAGGTGAAGTAGGTCTTATTCAAGTACTTAATTGGGAGCGCAATAAAGGTGGTATTCGATTAACGTTTATCGCTGGCTGGCGCACACTGAAATTAATGGGACAACAGCAACAAATTATGAAAGATGTTTCTAAACAATTAAATAGTAGCGAAACTGATATTCCAGCAAAAGTAGCACAACTTCTTATCTCTCAAAAAGAAAACGAAAAAGCGATACAGACAATGAATGAAAAATTATTATTTGCAGAGGCAAATGAACTATTACAACAGCCTGCAGAAATACATGCTGGATTCCTTATTTCTAAAGTATTTACAAATCGTTCTATGCAAGAAGTTGCCAAACTATCTGCTATCATTATAGAACAACAAGAGCATGCAATTACATATTTCGTCATTGAAAATGATGACAAACTACAATGCATCCTCGCTTGTGGAAAAACAGTAACGCTCGATATGAATGCTCTTTTAAAAGATGCACTTCCTGCAATTGAAGGAAAAGGTGGCGGAAATAAAAAGAGCGCTCGCGGTGGTGGGAAAGCGATTATGAGCAGTGATGAGTTTTTACATCAGCTTATTTCTTCTTTACAATCTGCAGTGTAA
- a CDS encoding NUDIX hydrolase, whose amino-acid sequence MENVMQVRVTGILIESEKVLLVKQKVANRDWSLPGGRVENGETLEEAMIREMKEETGLDVKVKNLLYVCDKPDALPSLLHITFLLERMEGEITLPSNEFDHNPIQDVQMVRIEELSSYGFSEKFTKLASEKFLNAGSYQGLKQNIGL is encoded by the coding sequence ATGGAAAATGTAATGCAAGTTCGTGTTACTGGAATTTTAATTGAAAGCGAAAAGGTATTGCTAGTAAAGCAAAAAGTTGCTAATCGAGATTGGTCTTTACCTGGGGGAAGGGTAGAGAATGGTGAAACGTTAGAAGAAGCGATGATTCGAGAAATGAAAGAAGAAACGGGATTAGATGTTAAGGTTAAGAATTTATTGTATGTTTGTGATAAACCAGATGCTCTCCCGTCTTTATTACATATTACATTTCTGCTTGAAAGGATGGAAGGTGAAATCACTTTACCTTCTAACGAGTTTGATCATAATCCAATTCAGGATGTACAAATGGTGCGAATAGAAGAATTAAGTAGTTATGGTTTTTCTGAGAAATTTACTAAACTTGCATCTGAAAAATTTCTGAATGCAGGAAGTTACCAAGGTTTAAAACAAAATATTGGCTTGTAA
- a CDS encoding DUF6434 domain-containing protein, with product MRPPLTKSISLKDFQNYYWLKAELQIFCREYDLPASGSKIEISGRISHYLTTGKVLKNSSHQKVSKASLSNKDLSLQTIITENHRCSEDVRAFFKEKIGENFRFTVALQKFFKENIGRTYEDAITFWYEENERKKDPAYKTTIGTQFEYNRFIRDFFEDPNNKGKSKADVIVAWNEIKVKPGSNAYIPQKVEN from the coding sequence ATGCGTCCACCTTTAACAAAGTCTATATCTCTTAAAGATTTCCAAAACTATTATTGGTTGAAAGCTGAACTACAAATATTTTGTCGTGAGTATGATTTACCAGCTAGTGGCTCTAAGATCGAAATAAGCGGTCGTATCTCACATTATTTAACTACAGGTAAAGTATTAAAAAACAGTTCTCATCAAAAGGTGAGTAAAGCTTCCCTATCCAATAAAGATCTTTCCCTGCAAACGATTATCACTGAAAATCATCGATGTAGCGAAGATGTACGTGCTTTTTTTAAAGAAAAAATTGGAGAAAACTTCCGCTTTACAGTAGCTCTTCAAAAGTTTTTTAAAGAAAATATCGGAAGAACATATGAAGACGCTATAACGTTTTGGTATGAGGAAAACGAACGTAAAAAAGACCCTGCGTATAAAACAACTATTGGTACACAGTTTGAATACAATCGTTTTATTCGCGATTTTTTTGAAGATCCAAATAACAAAGGAAAATCAAAAGCTGACGTTATCGTTGCTTGGAACGAAATAAAAGTAAAACCTGGTAGCAATGCTTATATTCCTCAAAAAGTAGAAAACTAG
- a CDS encoding acetyl-CoA C-acyltransferase has protein sequence MNRAVIVEAKRTPIGKKNGILKDYEVQQLVAPLLSFLGKGIEREIDDVILGNVVGPGGNIARLSVLEAGLSYHIPGVTIDRQCGAGLEAIRTACHLIQGGAGKCYIAGGVESTSTSPFQNRARFSPETIGDPDMGVAAEFVAERYNITREMQDEYACLSYKRTLQALENGYIQDEVLSLNGLLDEVIKREMQYERMIKRTKPAFLQNGTVTAGNSCGVNDGACAVLVMEEGQARKLGYKPVLRFVRSAVVGVDPNLPGTGPIFAVQKLLREMNLAIEDIDCIEMNEAFASKIVACAKELQIPYEKLNVNGGAIALGHPYGASGAMLVTRLFYQTKRDSMKYGMATLGIGGGIGLALLFEKVED, from the coding sequence ATGAATAGAGCAGTTATTGTAGAGGCGAAAAGAACGCCCATTGGTAAGAAGAATGGGATATTGAAAGACTATGAAGTTCAGCAATTAGTAGCACCACTTCTTTCATTTCTAGGTAAAGGAATTGAGAGGGAAATAGACGATGTTATATTAGGGAATGTTGTTGGACCAGGGGGTAATATTGCAAGATTATCTGTTTTAGAAGCAGGACTTAGTTATCATATTCCTGGTGTAACGATTGATCGGCAATGTGGTGCTGGTTTAGAAGCGATTCGTACCGCGTGTCATCTCATTCAAGGTGGGGCAGGTAAGTGCTATATCGCCGGGGGAGTAGAGAGTACAAGTACGTCACCTTTTCAAAATAGAGCGCGATTTTCACCTGAAACAATAGGTGATCCTGATATGGGAGTAGCGGCTGAATTTGTTGCAGAGCGTTATAACATAACGAGAGAAATGCAAGATGAGTACGCTTGCTTAAGTTATAAGCGGACGCTACAAGCATTAGAAAATGGATATATACAAGATGAAGTATTGTCACTTAATGGATTACTAGATGAAGTAATAAAGCGAGAAATGCAGTATGAAAGAATGATTAAGAGAACAAAACCTGCATTTTTACAAAATGGAACGGTGACGGCAGGGAATTCGTGTGGTGTAAATGATGGGGCGTGTGCTGTACTTGTAATGGAAGAGGGGCAAGCTCGAAAATTAGGATATAAGCCAGTTCTTCGTTTCGTTCGCAGTGCTGTAGTTGGAGTGGATCCAAACCTCCCGGGAACTGGTCCGATATTTGCCGTGCAAAAACTACTTAGAGAAATGAATTTAGCAATAGAAGATATTGATTGTATTGAGATGAATGAAGCGTTCGCTTCGAAAATTGTTGCTTGTGCAAAGGAATTACAAATTCCATATGAGAAGCTCAATGTGAATGGTGGTGCAATTGCGCTCGGGCATCCGTACGGTGCATCTGGCGCTATGCTTGTGACACGTTTGTTTTATCAGACAAAAAGAGATTCTATGAAATATGGAATGGCGACATTAGGAATTGGGGGCGGAATAGGACTTGCTCTATTATTTGAGAAAGTAGAAGACTAG
- a CDS encoding acyl-CoA synthetase, with product MGIIKEYKKHASLQPNKIAIKENDRALTYKEWFESVCKVANWLRVTESKNKTIAIVLENRMEFLQLFAGAAMAGWVCVPLDVKWKKDELKERLAISNSDMVVTEGYKLNDILDEERRVFAIDEWKQIIENYLPRDYLGENVQNAPFYMGFTSGSTGKAKAFLRAQQSWVHSFDCNVYDFHMRKEDSILIAGTLVHSLFLYGAISALYEGQTVHVMRKFIPDQVLDKLETENISVMYTVPTMLESLYKENRIIENKMKIISSGAKWEAEAKEKIKSIFPYAKKYEFYGASELSFVTALVDDESEKKPNSVGKPCHNVQVRICNEAGEEVQLGEIGTVYVKSDQFFMGYILDGVLVPELTEEGWMTVHDVGYQDEEGFIYIVGREKNMILFGGINIYPEEIESVLYTHQAVEEIVVVGVKDSYWGEKPVAIVKGSATKQQLKSFCLQRLSSFKIPKEWYFVDEIPYTNSGKVARIAAESIVRNQEKIHE from the coding sequence ATGGGGATTATAAAAGAATATAAAAAGCATGCCTCTTTACAACCGAATAAAATAGCGATAAAGGAAAATGATAGAGCTTTAACATATAAAGAGTGGTTTGAATCAGTTTGTAAAGTAGCAAACTGGTTGCGCGTAACAGAATCGAAGAATAAAACAATAGCAATTGTATTAGAAAATCGTATGGAGTTTTTACAACTATTTGCGGGTGCTGCTATGGCTGGGTGGGTTTGTGTACCATTAGATGTGAAATGGAAAAAGGATGAGCTAAAAGAAAGACTAGCAATTAGTAATTCGGATATGGTTGTGACGGAAGGGTATAAGTTAAATGATATTTTAGATGAAGAAAGAAGAGTATTTGCAATTGATGAATGGAAACAAATAATAGAGAACTACCTTCCTAGAGATTATCTCGGAGAAAATGTACAAAATGCCCCTTTTTATATGGGGTTTACATCAGGATCGACTGGAAAGGCAAAAGCATTTTTGCGTGCACAACAATCGTGGGTTCATAGTTTTGATTGTAATGTATATGACTTTCATATGAGAAAGGAGGATTCTATTTTAATAGCTGGAACGCTCGTTCACTCTCTTTTCTTATACGGCGCAATAAGTGCATTATATGAAGGACAAACGGTGCACGTTATGAGAAAGTTTATTCCAGATCAAGTGTTGGATAAGTTAGAGACTGAAAATATTTCGGTCATGTATACAGTACCAACAATGCTGGAGTCTTTATATAAAGAAAATAGAATAATAGAAAATAAGATGAAAATTATTTCGTCAGGAGCAAAATGGGAAGCTGAAGCGAAAGAAAAAATAAAGAGTATATTTCCTTATGCAAAAAAATACGAATTTTACGGTGCATCGGAACTAAGTTTTGTAACAGCATTAGTCGATGATGAGAGTGAAAAAAAGCCAAATTCAGTAGGGAAACCCTGTCATAATGTGCAAGTTCGAATATGTAATGAAGCAGGAGAAGAAGTACAGCTAGGTGAGATAGGAACAGTTTATGTGAAAAGTGATCAGTTTTTTATGGGATACATATTAGATGGTGTTTTAGTTCCAGAGCTAACTGAAGAGGGCTGGATGACAGTACATGATGTAGGCTATCAAGATGAGGAAGGGTTTATATATATAGTTGGTAGAGAGAAAAATATGATTCTATTTGGTGGAATTAATATTTATCCAGAAGAGATAGAAAGTGTGTTATATACGCATCAAGCTGTTGAAGAAATTGTTGTTGTTGGTGTAAAAGATAGTTATTGGGGTGAAAAGCCTGTCGCTATCGTAAAAGGAAGTGCTACGAAGCAACAATTAAAGAGCTTTTGCTTACAGAGATTATCCTCTTTTAAAATACCGAAAGAATGGTATTTTGTAGATGAAATACCTTATACAAATAGCGGGAAAGTAGCCCGCATTGCAGCCGAAAGTATAGTTAGAAATCAGGAGAAGATACATGAATAG
- a CDS encoding biotin transporter BioY yields the protein MNTKNLVFVALFSSIMGVLGLIPPIALSITPVPITLQSLGVMLAGGLLGSRLGALSQLVFLLIVGVGAPLLAGGRGGPGVFVGPSAGYLLGYIVGAFVIGYLIERLREVSIIKVLCINIIGGIFVVYVFGITVQAFLMDVSVWETMKVSAVFLPGDCIKAIIAAILVTKLHRSLKHIITPALKNGKYTNAG from the coding sequence ATGAATACAAAAAATTTAGTTTTCGTCGCTTTATTTAGTTCTATTATGGGAGTGTTAGGGTTAATACCTCCAATTGCTCTTTCTATCACACCAGTTCCGATTACATTACAATCACTTGGTGTTATGCTTGCAGGTGGCCTGTTAGGATCACGTCTTGGGGCATTAAGTCAGCTCGTTTTCTTACTTATAGTTGGAGTTGGAGCACCATTACTTGCGGGTGGACGTGGGGGTCCAGGTGTATTTGTTGGACCAAGTGCAGGATATTTACTTGGTTATATCGTTGGAGCGTTTGTAATTGGATATTTAATTGAGCGTTTACGTGAAGTTTCTATTATAAAAGTATTATGTATTAATATAATTGGTGGTATTTTCGTAGTTTACGTATTTGGCATTACTGTACAAGCTTTCTTAATGGATGTTTCTGTATGGGAGACAATGAAAGTGAGTGCTGTGTTTTTACCAGGGGATTGCATAAAAGCAATTATTGCAGCAATTCTCGTGACAAAATTACATCGTTCATTGAAACACATTATTACGCCCGCTTTAAAGAATGGAAAATATACAAATGCGGGATGA
- a CDS encoding long-chain fatty acid--CoA ligase, giving the protein MMMNVPLTISSMMERAEKLFSKKEIVSRTHDTVTTLTYKQLGERTRRLSSALKKLGIKEGERIGTLAWNHHRHVEAYFAIPGIASVLHTINIRLSPQHISYIIQHAEDRILLIDEDLVPLVENIQSQLSTVQAYIIMTDKDELPNTTLEPVYHYEKLLEEGDPNFQFVKDIDENTPAGMCYTSATTGNPKGVVYTHRSTVLHCMALGLADTAALSESDAAMAIVPMFHVNAWGLPFAATWFGTKQVLPGPMFTPKILLEMIQAEKVTIAAGVPTIWLGVLQELENNSYDLSSITRILCGGAAAPKSVIKAFEQKYNVPFVHAYGMTETSPLVTLARLKSYETELSYEEQLEIRSKQGYLVPGVEMKVVGTNGEVKWDGTEMGELCLRAPWIAESYYNDDRTVEGFRDGWLYTGDVVTVDEEGCVKIVDRTKDVIKSGGEWISSVDLENALMAHDAIFEAAVVAIPHPQWQERPVACVVQKKNSTVTKEEIYEFLKPQFAKWWLPDDIVFMEEIPKTSVGKFLKQALRKELEHLHKEK; this is encoded by the coding sequence ATGATGATGAATGTACCGCTAACAATTAGTTCTATGATGGAAAGAGCAGAGAAACTGTTTTCGAAGAAAGAAATTGTTTCACGGACACATGATACAGTTACAACGTTAACGTATAAGCAGTTAGGGGAAAGGACGAGAAGACTTTCAAGTGCGCTAAAAAAATTAGGAATAAAAGAAGGCGAGCGTATAGGAACGTTAGCGTGGAATCATCATCGACATGTGGAGGCGTATTTTGCTATTCCAGGTATTGCTTCCGTTTTACACACAATTAATATTCGTTTATCTCCTCAACATATTTCATACATTATTCAGCACGCAGAAGATCGCATTCTACTTATAGATGAAGATCTCGTACCACTCGTTGAAAATATTCAATCACAATTATCAACTGTACAAGCCTACATTATTATGACTGATAAAGATGAACTTCCAAATACTACGCTAGAACCTGTATATCATTATGAAAAGTTATTAGAAGAAGGCGATCCAAATTTCCAATTTGTAAAAGATATTGATGAAAATACACCTGCTGGTATGTGTTATACGTCAGCGACTACAGGAAACCCAAAAGGTGTTGTATATACGCATCGTAGTACTGTATTGCATTGTATGGCACTTGGTTTAGCGGATACAGCTGCTTTATCGGAAAGTGATGCGGCGATGGCAATTGTACCGATGTTCCATGTGAACGCTTGGGGGCTTCCTTTCGCTGCTACTTGGTTTGGAACAAAACAAGTTCTCCCAGGACCGATGTTTACGCCAAAAATTTTATTAGAAATGATTCAAGCTGAAAAAGTAACGATAGCAGCAGGTGTGCCGACAATTTGGCTCGGTGTATTACAAGAGTTAGAAAATAATAGTTACGATTTATCTAGTATAACGAGAATATTATGCGGTGGTGCAGCTGCACCGAAAAGCGTTATTAAAGCATTTGAGCAAAAATATAATGTTCCTTTCGTACATGCATATGGTATGACTGAAACGAGTCCACTCGTAACGCTTGCACGTTTAAAAAGTTATGAAACAGAATTATCATATGAAGAGCAATTAGAAATCCGCTCCAAACAAGGATATCTTGTACCTGGTGTAGAGATGAAAGTAGTCGGTACAAATGGTGAAGTGAAGTGGGATGGTACGGAGATGGGAGAATTATGTTTACGAGCACCTTGGATCGCTGAAAGCTATTATAACGATGATCGTACTGTCGAAGGATTCCGTGACGGTTGGTTATATACTGGCGATGTCGTTACAGTTGATGAGGAAGGCTGCGTGAAAATTGTTGATCGTACGAAGGATGTTATTAAAAGCGGGGGCGAGTGGATTTCTTCAGTCGATCTTGAAAATGCTTTAATGGCACATGATGCTATATTTGAAGCGGCTGTCGTTGCAATTCCTCATCCGCAGTGGCAAGAACGCCCAGTTGCCTGCGTTGTTCAAAAGAAAAATAGTACGGTTACAAAAGAAGAAATATATGAGTTTTTAAAACCGCAGTTTGCGAAGTGGTGGTTACCAGATGATATTGTATTTATGGAAGAAATACCGAAAACATCTGTTGGAAAGTTTTTAAAACAGGCACTTCGAAAAGAACTTGAGCATTTGCATAAAGAGAAATAA